One stretch of Excalfactoria chinensis isolate bCotChi1 chromosome 2, bCotChi1.hap2, whole genome shotgun sequence DNA includes these proteins:
- the LOC140248818 gene encoding uncharacterized protein isoform X1 → MLTSTSVKKKKMNTASAPESGSYSTNHSRPFFYAQPTAQQPFQHPWYLSHTYSPYCVPAPGFRGGHPYFPLHSVALHEYPGFFVPQHPAHARINRRPYFNAPPPSPMFYHATRFRHYSSPGRKTDTKETQTDPSQPENKQKKHQDTHTETKGCDAGNMACVSSGIGTESESTSEKQDLSGSSIVIDREFHNSPSSSTQYRNLPTGSYAFEKEEVRIEYGNGSPAIQLWKSFKETIPLYDVASGKPVPENMVQRDVFSVSSCEGMIYGPHEGEKLVPGTYIDERKAVLSSKQSVETMQEKDVQDNEVKLDAEKQVTTSQRAKSPPGEAMAVQLAELARSVTIDQPAARQDVLVTKKSSSKRSTGSKASQEESSFIQQAGLLPSSMEVMSDLSFQQKKLNLSHSANNESQTDRSIWCEESIEKYVPSNSWLACLDNMDANYSYDVCLPQRKRPSVLSLSSDDTSSREDGSSIDNAPVSYFVPDYVLQKSTYTFQKSTEGLEKEKIKSGGSLNEDEVVGREQVNSLDSQDVKNSSTRKIKETSSKDRRLRVLPRSSSRKKICSLKKKAVKSLSEIEDSEEYSMQVEEENEDEEDEEDEDDDVDEIEYFFQEAAPYGILMPSKGNSYRQVGQRMLWKPPKNAFPTHFISWPAPGKIKTRSRFGENIGVVYKPKEKEDVVFSDYGYYGRKRPMARKEVEHKRMLQKFLGGRLLRESVGIPIPPEEYWIRSGAKPKFTGQIPDSLSPQGKSKEQGCPPPVKQKKRISKPPLKRRDTRCEMEEVEVWEMPKRSARKGRGTRKSLYKRR, encoded by the exons ATGTTAACTTCTACCAG tgttaaaaaaaagaaaatgaatactgCATCTGCCCCAGAGAGTGGATCTTATTCCACGAACCACTCAAGACCCTTCTTCTACGCGCAGCCAACAGCGCAACAACCTTTTCAACATCCATGGTACCTCAGCCATACATACAGTCCATACTGTGTGCCTGCACCAG GCTTCCGGGGTGGACATCCATATTTTCCGCTTCATTCTGTTGCACTCCATGAGTATCCTGGATTTTTCGTTCCACAGCATCCAGCGCATGCAAGAATTAACAGAAGGCCTTATTTTAATGCTCCTCCGCCCTCTCCCATGTTTTATCATGCAACACGATTTAGACACTACAGTTCCCCTGGGAGAAAGACAGatacaaaagaaacacagaccGATCCTAGTCAgcctgaaaacaagcaaaaaaagcatCAAGATACCCATACAGAAACGAAAGGTTGTGATGCAGGAAATATGGCCTGTGTTTCTTCTGGTATAGGTACCGAGTCTGAAAGTACTTCAGAGAAACAAGATCTGTCTGGATCTTCCATTGTGATAGACAGGGAGTTTCATAATAGTCCTTCCAGCTCCACACAGTATAGAAACCTTCCTACTGGAAGCTATGCCTTTGAGAAGGAAGAGGTGAGAATAGAATACGGAAATGGCTCTCCAGCTATTCAACTGTGGAAGTCCTTTAAAGAAACTATTCCTTTGTATGATGTGGCGAGTGGTAAACCAGTCCCAGAGAACATGGTGCAGCGTGACGTATTTTCTGTTAGCTCATGTGAGGGAATGATATATGGCCCTCATGAAGGAGAGAAATTGGTGCCAGGAACTTACATAGATGAGAGAAAAGCTGTCCTCTCTTCAAAACAGAGTGTTGAAACTATGCAAGAAAAAGATGTCCAAGATAATGAAGTGAAACTGGATGCAGAAAAGCAGGTGACTACAAGTCAACGGGCAAAATCCCCTCCAGGTGAAGCCATGGCAGTGCAATTAGCAGAACTGGCAAGATCTGTTACCATAGACCAACCAGCAGCAAGACAGGATGTGCTAGTAACTAAGAAATCTAGCTCTAAAAGATCAACAGGTTCAAAAGCTTCTCAAGAAGAGTCCAGCTTTATTCAACAAGCAGGATTGCTTCCATCTAGTATGGAGGTTATGAGTGACTTGagttttcagcagaaaaagctGAATCTAAGCCATAGCGCAAACAATGAAAGTCAAACAGACAGAAGTATCTGGTGTGAAGAATCAATTGAGAAGTATGTTCCCTCTAACAGCTGGCTGGCTTGTTTGGATAATATGGATGCGAACTACAGCTATGACGTGTGTCTTCCACAGAGGAAGCGTCCAAGTGTACTTAGTCTTTCTTCTGATGACACGTCCTCTAGAGAGGATGGCTCGTCCATTGATAATGCCCCAGTATCTTATTTTGTACCTGACTATGTGCTTCAGAAAAGCACGTATACTTTCCAGAAAAGTACGGAGGGcttggagaaagagaaaatcaaaaGTGGTGGGTCCCTCAACGAAGATGAAGTGGTAGGGAGGGAGCAGGTGAACAGTTTAGATAGCCAAGATGTTAAAAATTCTTCAACCAGGAAGATTAAAGAGACTTCCAGTAAAGACAGACGGCTGAGGGTCCTTCCTAGATCTTCTAGTcggaaaaaaatctgttctcttAAGAAAAAAGCTGTCAAGAGTTTGTCAGAAATTGAGGACTCAGAAGAATACTCTATGCAGGTAGAAGAGGAGAATGAAGATGAAGAGGATGAGgaggatgaagatgatgatgtgGATGAAATAGAGTATTTCTTTCAAGAAGCTGCTCCATATGGGATCCTGATGCCAAGTAAAGGAAATTCATACAGACAAGTTGGCCAAAGGATGCTTTGGAAGCCACCGAAAAATGCTTTTCCGACTCACTTCATTAGCTGGCCTGCTCCAGGGAAGATAAAAACTAGGAGCAGGTTTGGTGAAAACATTGGTGTTGTTTACAAACcgaaagagaaagaagatgtTGTATTTAGTGACTATGGGTATTATGGAAGAAAGAGGCCAATGGCAAGAAAAGAAGTTGAACATAAGCGAATGCTACAGAAGTTCTTGGGAG GAAGACTGTTGAGGGAAAGCGTGGGGATACCAATACCACCTGAAGAGTACTGGATTAGAAGTGGTGCTAAGCCCAAATTCACTGGACAAATACCTGACAGTCTCTCACCCCAAGGCAAGAGCAAAGAGCAAG GGTGCCCGCCTCCAGTTAAACAAAAGAAGAGAATAAGCAAACCCCCACTAAAACGCAGGGACACAAGATGTGAGATGGAAGAAGTGGAAGTGTGGGAGATGCCTAAAAGAAGTGCGCGCAAAG ggcGTGGAACAAGGAAGTCTCTTTATAAGAGAAGATAA
- the LOC140248818 gene encoding uncharacterized protein isoform X2, with amino-acid sequence MNTASAPESGSYSTNHSRPFFYAQPTAQQPFQHPWYLSHTYSPYCVPAPGFRGGHPYFPLHSVALHEYPGFFVPQHPAHARINRRPYFNAPPPSPMFYHATRFRHYSSPGRKTDTKETQTDPSQPENKQKKHQDTHTETKGCDAGNMACVSSGIGTESESTSEKQDLSGSSIVIDREFHNSPSSSTQYRNLPTGSYAFEKEEVRIEYGNGSPAIQLWKSFKETIPLYDVASGKPVPENMVQRDVFSVSSCEGMIYGPHEGEKLVPGTYIDERKAVLSSKQSVETMQEKDVQDNEVKLDAEKQVTTSQRAKSPPGEAMAVQLAELARSVTIDQPAARQDVLVTKKSSSKRSTGSKASQEESSFIQQAGLLPSSMEVMSDLSFQQKKLNLSHSANNESQTDRSIWCEESIEKYVPSNSWLACLDNMDANYSYDVCLPQRKRPSVLSLSSDDTSSREDGSSIDNAPVSYFVPDYVLQKSTYTFQKSTEGLEKEKIKSGGSLNEDEVVGREQVNSLDSQDVKNSSTRKIKETSSKDRRLRVLPRSSSRKKICSLKKKAVKSLSEIEDSEEYSMQVEEENEDEEDEEDEDDDVDEIEYFFQEAAPYGILMPSKGNSYRQVGQRMLWKPPKNAFPTHFISWPAPGKIKTRSRFGENIGVVYKPKEKEDVVFSDYGYYGRKRPMARKEVEHKRMLQKFLGGRLLRESVGIPIPPEEYWIRSGAKPKFTGQIPDSLSPQGKSKEQGCPPPVKQKKRISKPPLKRRDTRCEMEEVEVWEMPKRSARKGRGTRKSLYKRR; translated from the exons atgaatactgCATCTGCCCCAGAGAGTGGATCTTATTCCACGAACCACTCAAGACCCTTCTTCTACGCGCAGCCAACAGCGCAACAACCTTTTCAACATCCATGGTACCTCAGCCATACATACAGTCCATACTGTGTGCCTGCACCAG GCTTCCGGGGTGGACATCCATATTTTCCGCTTCATTCTGTTGCACTCCATGAGTATCCTGGATTTTTCGTTCCACAGCATCCAGCGCATGCAAGAATTAACAGAAGGCCTTATTTTAATGCTCCTCCGCCCTCTCCCATGTTTTATCATGCAACACGATTTAGACACTACAGTTCCCCTGGGAGAAAGACAGatacaaaagaaacacagaccGATCCTAGTCAgcctgaaaacaagcaaaaaaagcatCAAGATACCCATACAGAAACGAAAGGTTGTGATGCAGGAAATATGGCCTGTGTTTCTTCTGGTATAGGTACCGAGTCTGAAAGTACTTCAGAGAAACAAGATCTGTCTGGATCTTCCATTGTGATAGACAGGGAGTTTCATAATAGTCCTTCCAGCTCCACACAGTATAGAAACCTTCCTACTGGAAGCTATGCCTTTGAGAAGGAAGAGGTGAGAATAGAATACGGAAATGGCTCTCCAGCTATTCAACTGTGGAAGTCCTTTAAAGAAACTATTCCTTTGTATGATGTGGCGAGTGGTAAACCAGTCCCAGAGAACATGGTGCAGCGTGACGTATTTTCTGTTAGCTCATGTGAGGGAATGATATATGGCCCTCATGAAGGAGAGAAATTGGTGCCAGGAACTTACATAGATGAGAGAAAAGCTGTCCTCTCTTCAAAACAGAGTGTTGAAACTATGCAAGAAAAAGATGTCCAAGATAATGAAGTGAAACTGGATGCAGAAAAGCAGGTGACTACAAGTCAACGGGCAAAATCCCCTCCAGGTGAAGCCATGGCAGTGCAATTAGCAGAACTGGCAAGATCTGTTACCATAGACCAACCAGCAGCAAGACAGGATGTGCTAGTAACTAAGAAATCTAGCTCTAAAAGATCAACAGGTTCAAAAGCTTCTCAAGAAGAGTCCAGCTTTATTCAACAAGCAGGATTGCTTCCATCTAGTATGGAGGTTATGAGTGACTTGagttttcagcagaaaaagctGAATCTAAGCCATAGCGCAAACAATGAAAGTCAAACAGACAGAAGTATCTGGTGTGAAGAATCAATTGAGAAGTATGTTCCCTCTAACAGCTGGCTGGCTTGTTTGGATAATATGGATGCGAACTACAGCTATGACGTGTGTCTTCCACAGAGGAAGCGTCCAAGTGTACTTAGTCTTTCTTCTGATGACACGTCCTCTAGAGAGGATGGCTCGTCCATTGATAATGCCCCAGTATCTTATTTTGTACCTGACTATGTGCTTCAGAAAAGCACGTATACTTTCCAGAAAAGTACGGAGGGcttggagaaagagaaaatcaaaaGTGGTGGGTCCCTCAACGAAGATGAAGTGGTAGGGAGGGAGCAGGTGAACAGTTTAGATAGCCAAGATGTTAAAAATTCTTCAACCAGGAAGATTAAAGAGACTTCCAGTAAAGACAGACGGCTGAGGGTCCTTCCTAGATCTTCTAGTcggaaaaaaatctgttctcttAAGAAAAAAGCTGTCAAGAGTTTGTCAGAAATTGAGGACTCAGAAGAATACTCTATGCAGGTAGAAGAGGAGAATGAAGATGAAGAGGATGAGgaggatgaagatgatgatgtgGATGAAATAGAGTATTTCTTTCAAGAAGCTGCTCCATATGGGATCCTGATGCCAAGTAAAGGAAATTCATACAGACAAGTTGGCCAAAGGATGCTTTGGAAGCCACCGAAAAATGCTTTTCCGACTCACTTCATTAGCTGGCCTGCTCCAGGGAAGATAAAAACTAGGAGCAGGTTTGGTGAAAACATTGGTGTTGTTTACAAACcgaaagagaaagaagatgtTGTATTTAGTGACTATGGGTATTATGGAAGAAAGAGGCCAATGGCAAGAAAAGAAGTTGAACATAAGCGAATGCTACAGAAGTTCTTGGGAG GAAGACTGTTGAGGGAAAGCGTGGGGATACCAATACCACCTGAAGAGTACTGGATTAGAAGTGGTGCTAAGCCCAAATTCACTGGACAAATACCTGACAGTCTCTCACCCCAAGGCAAGAGCAAAGAGCAAG GGTGCCCGCCTCCAGTTAAACAAAAGAAGAGAATAAGCAAACCCCCACTAAAACGCAGGGACACAAGATGTGAGATGGAAGAAGTGGAAGTGTGGGAGATGCCTAAAAGAAGTGCGCGCAAAG ggcGTGGAACAAGGAAGTCTCTTTATAAGAGAAGATAA
- the RP9 gene encoding retinitis pigmentosa 9 protein → MSHGPRRGREEGEEGAARGSQARHGSFQESVAGGGRSQGRHERKRKKEEAQQLQKLQHLESFYEKPPPGLIKEDETKPEDCIPDVPGNESAREFLAHAPTKGLWMPLGKEVKVMQCWRCKRYGHRTGDKECPFFIKGNQKLEQFRVAHEDPMYDIIRETKRHEKEMRIQQLKQLLEDSTSDDSSDDSDEDDDEDSSSSTSSDKHKKKKRKKEKKKKEKKKKKKRKHK, encoded by the exons ATGTCCCATGGGCCGAGAAGGGGAcgggaggaaggggaggagggagcgGCGAGGGGCAGCCAGGCGCGGCACGGGAGCTTCCAGGAATCCGTGGCCGGCGGCGGCAGGAGCCAGGGCCGGCatgagaggaagaggaagaaagaggaggcgcagcagctccagaagctccagCACCTGGAGTCATT CTACGAGAAACCTCCCCCGGGGCTAATTAAG gaggatgaaacaaaaccagaagactGCATACCTGATGTACCAGGCAATGAAAGTGCACGAGAATTCCTGGCACATGCCCCAACAAAAGGGCTTTGGATGCCTTTGGGAAAAGAAGTCAAAGTTATGCAGT gtTGGAGGTGTAAACGCTATGGACACAGAACAGGGGATAAAGAATGCCCATTCTTTATTAAAGGCAATCAGAAACTGGAACAATTTAGAGTA gcaCATGAAGATCCAATGTATGATATAATAAGGGAAACTAAAcgtcatgaaaaagaaatgag gatacagcagctgaagcagctcCTTGAGGATTCCACCTCGGATGAtagcagtgatgacagtgatgaagatgatgatgaagatAGCAGCAGCTCCACTTCCTCAgataaacacaagaaaaaaaagagaaagaaggaaaagaaaaaaaaagaaaagaagaagaagaaaaagagaaagcataaaTAA